The Candidatus Methanoperedens sp. genome segment GGCGTTTTATTGAAAGGCTTCTTCCCGGGCCCGTGACGGTTTTATTGAAGAAAAAAGAAAAGGTTCCCGATATCCTGACTTCTGGATCAGAATTGGTGGGAATACGTTTTCCAGACCATGAAACCACGGTCAAGCTCATTGAACTTGCAGGTGTGCCTATTACTTCGACAAGCGCCAACATTTCCGGGGGAGCGCCGCCAAAAAAAGTGGATGAAGTCAAGATTTCTGCGGATTATATAATTGATGGCGGGGAGTGCAGGGGCGAGCCTTCTACCGTTGTTGATGTTGTAAACCAAAAAATAATACGTAAAGGCGCAAGATATGAAGAAGTTGTTGCGGCGCTTGAGGATTTTTAGGATTTTGTCTTTGAATTAAACTGCTGATGGGTTGGCTTTTGTCACAGAAATTATTTATAATATAATGATGTCTTATGACGTCAGGTCTATTATGGTGCATTTTGCGGCATGGTTTACGGGTCGAGGATGAGAATAATTGATATCTAATTTGAGGGGAAACGATGGTAAATAAGAGGTATGTTAGAGGAATTGTTTTTGTGGTATTGATGTTGAGTACTATTTTAGTAATCGGTACTGCACAGCCAACTGTGAATATTATAAGCCCTTCAAATGGAGATACCATCAATGGGACTTTTACTTTTATAGCCAATGTTATTGACATAACTGAAAACCTGAGTGCGGTTTATTTTAAATTCACCAGCCTGTCTGGCTCGATTTTCAAAAGTACGAATCAAGTTAATTCTCCGTTTACTACTTCAAGTACAGGATATGCATTTACTTATGTTTTACCTGTGACATTAGCCGGTGGTAATTACGCAGTTAGTGTGGATGTTACTAATGAAAACCTGAATGAAAACCTGAATAGCGCAACAGATACCCGAACCTTTACTCTTAATAGTGCCCCGACAATATTAGCCTATTCTCCGACATCCCAGGTATTTCAGACTGGAAGCATCCCGCAGAACTTCTCAGTGACTTTTGATCAAGCTGTAACTACTACCTGGTTGATTAATGGAATTCAAGTTTCAAGCAACACTTCAGTTACCCAAGATTTTTACCAGAATAATGCACCAACTCAAGGCAAGTGGAATATTAAAGTTATAGGGAGCAATGCAAACGGAACTACTTCACAGACGTGGAACTGGACCGTGGTTCCCTCAACCTATACGATGGGCAACCGCATCTGGGATGGAGCAAAGTGTCCAACCGAGTTCTCTACTACTTATACATGGAACCCTCAAAGTTTCTCAGGGTTTT includes the following:
- a CDS encoding L-threonylcarbamoyladenylate synthase produces the protein MVIYPTETVYGIGANIFSEDALKKVFAIKKRDTSKPISVAVSDFKMMYDLVHISERERRFIERLLPGPVTVLLKKKEKVPDILTSGSELVGIRFPDHETTVKLIELAGVPITSTSANISGGAPPKKVDEVKISADYIIDGGECRGEPSTVVDVVNQKIIRKGARYEEVVAALEDF
- a CDS encoding S-layer protein domain-containing protein, whose translation is MVNKRYVRGIVFVVLMLSTILVIGTAQPTVNIISPSNGDTINGTFTFIANVIDITENLSAVYFKFTSLSGSIFKSTNQVNSPFTTSSTGYAFTYVLPVTLAGGNYAVSVDVTNENLNENLNSATDTRTFTLNSAPTILAYSPTSQVFQTGSIPQNFSVTFDQAVTTTWLINGIQVSSNTSVTQDFYQNNAPTQGKWNIKVIGSNANGTTSQTWNWTVVPSTYTMGNRIWDGAKCPTEFSTTYTWNPQSFSGFYYDVNSNVGNESITITLNGCNDRNINQNNIVYDTTPQEVEFGYSGFGSYQVIGFMADKYFAGYTVNSTPSNPTINVVAVSALGQGQLHKVLIDDDTKRTISVGSTLT